From Brassica oleracea var. oleracea cultivar TO1000 chromosome C3, BOL, whole genome shotgun sequence, a single genomic window includes:
- the LOC106330954 gene encoding formin-like protein 3 — MSHLKVDVDLTKPLPSVVEFTRQSGEVVEVLVTYPWIPPTCSHCKEIGYVMRNCLKLPPPPKKQPPPPRSSKTPRKNPSEPAEVAPVKNKDDICKAPSVIIKGATSSSSNATLKGKGVAESPNPPTLPPIPAPSSSSNSANTPSLPPPRPVSNVDPPGPSTTKKPDSQLVPYLSSPLSPPNPPEHPKK; from the coding sequence ATGTCTCATCTAAAGGTTGATGTCGACCTCACAAAACCGCTTCCAAGTGTGGTGGAGTTCACACGCCAGTCGGGTGAAGTTGTTGAGGTGCTGGTAACTTATCCATGGATTCCACCTACTTGCTCTCACTGCAAGGAAATTGGATATGTCATGAGAAACTGCCTCAAGCTTCCACCACCACCTAAGAAACAACCTCCTCCTCCAAGGTCTAGTAAAACACCTCGGAAGAACCCTTCTGAGCCTGCGGAAGTAGCACCTGTAAAAAATAAAGATGATATCTGTAAGGCTCCCTCTGTTATAATTAAAGGCGCTACTTCATCTTCTTCCAATGCTACTCTTAAGGGTAAAGGTGTAGCCGAATCTCCTAATCCCCCTACTTTGCCCCCCATTCCTGCCCCCTCCAGTTCTTCCAACTCCGCTAACACCCCTTCTTTACCCCCGCCTCGCCCTGTCTCAAACGTTGATCCTCCTGGCCCCTCCACTACTAAAAAACCAGATTCTCAACTTGTCCCTTATCTTTCTTCACCCCTCTCCCCTCCCAACCCTCCTGAACATCCAAAAAAATGA
- the LOC106330953 gene encoding uncharacterized protein LOC106330953, whose amino-acid sequence MDQHQNQLQDGEGIGQGAANLRPQHPERQARAIGTHDEHNIHGHRAGIRAPAVENNSFEIKSSLINMIQSNKYHGLALEDLLDHLDNFDKLCETTKINGVSEDAFKLRLFPFSLGDKPHTWEKSLSRDSITTWDECKKAFLTNNRGSGGDDTNTKRELKALQHKMDLLLSDRAKQEKVNFVGEQKQEETVVVHEVDGLEVDGSNNDLNNKFLQLSSHFKVLENQFASMPSTSKRPLGSLPEKSEQNLKEYCNVILSTTSSEIELSDHEKEAATQIVDKTEHKAMERVKAQVELKVAAENLKRDEHKTENQVETEAVQRLKEVKLKGTTEVEQSPYDKLPFPQRVLTKAQKKVNSKFRKDMSSVGVKLPEISHMRDAHVQMMLIKDILAHKEEVAEFLDISTMQLDPPVTPKSFPKLETQGQFTLSCSLACTIPIDLTVLKMATGRRVQLILGTPFLTTVGACIDFANKKVTLLNINKVVSYPIKSPMINVEYCGTITCGERSIENIKDEMVVSGKEGLDGESFKDMCDEHLESATKEEVSRATKAAHDKKKMMKEPHPPPLDMMPHTLTLHPMKFKDGAIEYKIKCQGKSTPFSSAKAIITPQLQDDTIKLQELLSSPLHHS is encoded by the exons ATGGATCAACATCAGAATCAGCTTCAAGATGGAGAGGGCATTGGCCAAGGAGCTGCCAACCTTAGGCCACAACACCCAGAACGCCAAGCTAGAGCTATTGGCACACATGATGAGCACAATATCCATGGGCATAGAGCTGGCATCAGAGCACCAGCTGTGGAAAACAACAGCTTTGAAATCAAGTCAAGCTTGATAAACATGATCCAGAGCAACAAGTACCATGGTCTTGCCTTGGAGGATCTACTAGACCACTTGGATAACTTTGATAAGCTGTGTGAAACAACAAAGATCAATGGTGTCTCTGAAGATGCATTCAAGCTAAGGTTGTTTCCATTCTCTTTGGGAGACAAACCTCACACATGGGAGAAAAGCCTTTCAAGAGATTCAATCACCACATGGGATGAGTGCAAGAAAGCTTTCCTCACCAA CAACAGAGGCAGTGGAGGTGATGATACAAACACAAAGAGAGAGTTGAAGGCTCTACAACATAAGATGGATTTGCTTCTTTCTGATAGAGCTAAACAAGAGAAAGTAAACTTTGTTGGTGAGCAGAAACAAGAGGAGACAGTTGTGGTTCATGAAGTTGATGGTCTAGAAG TTGATGGAAGCAACAATGACCTCAACAATAAGTTCCTACAACTCTCCTCTCACTTCAAGGTTTTGGAGAATCAGTTTGCCTCTATGCCTTCAACCTCCAAGCGTCCACTTGGATCTCTACCAGAAAAATCAGAGCAGAATCTCAAAGAGTATTGCAATGTTATCCTCTCTACTACTTCTTCTGAGATTGAGCTGAGTGATCATGAGAAAGAG GCTGCAACACAGATTGTGGATAAGACTGAACACAAGGCTATGGAGAGGGTAAAGGCACAAGTTGAACTGAAGGTTGCAGCAGAGAATCTGAAGAGAGATGAGCACAAGACTGAGAATCAAGTTGAAACAGAGGCTGTGCAGAGGCTAAAGGAAGTAAAGTTGAAAGGAACCACTGAGGTTGAGCAGTCACCTTATGATAAGCTCCCATTTCCACAAAGGGTACTCACCAAAGCTCAAAAGAAAGTGAACTCCAAGTTCAGAAAGGACATGAGTTCTGTAGGAGTCAAGCTTCCAGAGATCTCACATATGCGTGATGCTCATGTTCAAATGATGCTCATCAAGGACATTCTAGCTCACAAAGAAGAAGTAGCAGAGTTTCTAGACATCTCGACTATGCAGCTTGATCCACCAGTCACACCAAAGTCCTTCCCCAAACTAGAAACCCAAGGGCAGTTCACCTTGTCTTGCTCCCTTG CTTGCACCATTCCTATTGACCTCACTGTTTTGAAGATGGCAACTGGGAGGAGAGTCCAATTGATCCTTGGAACACCATTTCTCACAACAGTAGGAGCTTGCATTGACTTTGCCAACAAGAAGGTCACACTCCTCAATATAAATAAAGTTGTCTCCTACCCAATCAAGTCTCCAATGATTAATGTTGAGTACTGTGGAACCATCACTTGTGGAGAACGTTCCATTGAAAATATTAAGGATGAAATGGTTGTTAGTGGAAAAGAAGGTCTTGATGGAGAGTCCTTTAAAGATATGTGTGATGAGCACTTGGAAAGTGCAACAAAGGAGGAGGTGAGTAGAGCCACAAAGGCTGCTCATGACAAGAAGAAGATGATGAAAGAACCTCACCCTCCACCTCTTGATATGATGCCACACACTCTCACTCTTCACCCAATGAAGTTCAAGGATGGGGCTATTGAGTACAAGATCAAATGCCAGGGAAAGTCTACACCATTCTCAAGTGCAAAGGCCATCATCACTCCACAACTCCAAGATGATACAATCAAGCTTCAAGAGCTCCTCTCAAGTCCTCTCCATCACTCTTGA
- the LOC106333771 gene encoding VQ motif-containing protein 29-like, whose amino-acid sequence MENTSQAFMSQSYPNSQETAIQATKDYLASLHSTRKQPSKPLKRPISSPLNPMHPHVYRVEPVNFKELVQRLTGAPEHEPVANPFKSLDDAAKDSSSSFPFDLSSSSWGDLSLRNPANISGW is encoded by the coding sequence ATGGAAAATACATCACAGGCGTTCATGTCTCAGAGTTACCCTAATTCTCAAGAAACCGCTATACAGGCAACAAAAGATTACCTAGCTTCACTCCATTCGACCAGAAAGCAACCTTCAAAGCCCTTGAAGAGACCTATATCATCGCCTTTGAACCCCATGCATCCACACGTTTACAGAGTCGAGCCAGTAAACTTCAAAGAGTTGGTTCAGCGTCTGACTGGTGCTCCTGAGCACGAGCCTGTGGCTAACCCGTTCAAGAGTTTGGATGATGCAGCAAAGGATAGTTCTTCATCCTTCCCGTTTGATCTATCATCTTCATCATGGGGAGATTTATCACTTCGGAATCCTGCAAATATCTCCGGATGGTAG